In a genomic window of Wyeomyia smithii strain HCP4-BCI-WySm-NY-G18 chromosome 1, ASM2978416v1, whole genome shotgun sequence:
- the LOC129718183 gene encoding uncharacterized protein LOC129718183 encodes MEMQKILKLERNPAHRICKNHFSPDDFITYKRSKLNAQATPTIISKGCIAKQIVPKEGCWVVGCNVKTKKRLVKIPHDDAIRKKWISSLQLTNNIEDKVLRELMICHKHFREDDWSLVTTKYFKSTAVPRRAIGAKIKKPLHKAKIYVHSSCNDDNVTPEHGYSFPFTLPRSRTMCFVTGCTAKAGNGIKLHMFPFNDRNVCKQWKHAIRRVTTPTKYSRVCSRHFLPSDYRAGGNRLKPSAIPSKHLPSPRTTHDIKLSKIVRVSCRRRFNHDLSPSGIRDDLRSFRDFSGNGDRELKEHSSTLDGFLANNASDADRNSFALNATCSSSNPTLNDGQIYADAYGEISHVHNSNEQDKIYIDVQYQQDDPVLHYNPIDFIEQAREKNFKFSKQATLTNLIKSDRDASVWTRVASLKQLDAICISVKALEDQVYQKRFKAHVVDRVILTLSKLKQNISFSAL; translated from the exons ATGGAGATGCAAAAGATCCTAAAATTAGAGCGTAATCCAGCGCATCGGATATGCAAAAACCATTTCTCTCCAGATGATTTTATTACATATAAGCGATCAAAGTTAAACGCACAAGCAACACCAACGATAATTTCGAAAGGATGCATTGCCAAACAGATAGTTCCTAAAGAGGGATGCTGGGTGGTTGGATGCAATGTAAAAACCAAGAAGCGTTTGGTCAAAATTCCTCATGATGATGCCATTCGTAAAAAGTGGATATCATCGCTACAGCTTACCAATAATATTGAAGACAAAGTATTGCGTGAATTGATGATATGCCATAAACATTTTCGTGAAGATGATTGGTCGTTag ttACAACGAAGTACTTTAAGTCAACTGCTGTTCCACGGCGAGCTATCGGTGCGAAGATCAAGAAACCTCTACACAAGGCCAAAATATATGTACACTCAAGCTGTAATGACGATAATGTGACACCGGAGCATGGATACTCTTTTCCATTTACACTTCCTCGCAGTAGAACTATGTGTTTTGTTACTGGGTGCACTGCAAAAGCTGGGAATGGAATAAAATTACACATGTTTCCTTTCAACGACAGAAATGTTTGTAAGCAATGGAAGCATGCAATCCGTAGAGTCACGACCCCGACGAAATATTCCAGAGTATGCAGCCGACACTTTTTACCCTCAGATTACAGAGCAG GAGGAAATCGCCTGAAACCGAGTGCGATACCATCGAAACATTTACCTTCACCAAGAACCACACATGATataaaactgagtaaaattGTTCGTGTGTCTTGTAGGAGACGCTTCAACCATGATCTATCCCCTTCAGGCATACGTGATGATCTTCGATCGTTCAGAGATTTCAGCGGTAATGGCGATAGAGAATTAAAAGAACATTCGAGTACTTTGGATGGGTTTCTGGCTAATAATGCTTCGGATGCTGACCGCAACAGTTTTGCATTAAATGCTACGTGTAGCTCGAGTAATCCAACATTGAACGACGGTCAAATATATGCTGATGCCTATGGTGAAATAAGCCATGTTCACAACTCTAATGAACAGGATAAAATTTATATCGACGTACAATATCAGCAGGACGATCCAGTACTCCACTATAATCCGATCGATTTCATTGAACAGGCTCGcgaaaaaaacttcaaatttagCAAACAAGCCACACTCACGAATCTAATTAAATCAGATCGGGACGCAAGTGTTTGGACAAGAGTTGCTTCACTGAAGCAATTAGATGCCATTTGTATATCTGTTAAAGCATTAGAAGATCAAGTATACCAGAAGCGGTTCAAGGCACACGTTGTTGACCGGGTTATCTTAACTTTATCGAAGCTAAAGCAAAACATCTCGTTTTCAGCACTGTAA
- the LOC129718184 gene encoding uncharacterized protein LOC129718184 isoform X1 gives MKSSESKRIFHSTGEIVVTKAVNITLGDILDYIGDSIRPLREGQSVFESGHVVCIGYTNESDSMIDICGFVLQSSHPGDVPHEVKLHIGYDFRHWILRCVCKAGTARCKHIVACLLHLANTRFVEYLTCTSSRQAWGISKSEKTDLWKAKVVRNLCCARKHSQLAVIDLGNMRELLKQGFDRIMDASPDSAVKKHITGREQTCNRFPIGPLQTNNLDKFLTNYELRDLIQISFQHPTHSIDIKFVSDDHKMFYKKHIVKTLSEIVGICIHTKLQDNSSWRLHRSIRITGSSCYQLYTYYKNKNADWTKKIQLYLCPKSLHTKAIQYGKQVEQLALDCYMRKRNPLIKRCGFVISFIEPWIGVSPDGVDPMNGVLLEIKCPLLGADHNIEWVMNECKTTKTYLRRTNSGLQLNRNHKYFAQVQLAMYVLKL, from the exons ATGAAGTCATCGGAAAGTAAACGAATTTTCCATTCTACTg GAGAAATCGTGGTGACAAAAGCGGTGAACATTACATTAGGGGATATTTTGGACTACATAGGAGATTCCATTAGGCCGCTTCGAGAAGGGCAATCTGTTTTTGAATCAGGTCATGTTGTGTGCATCGGTTATACAAATGAAAGTGATTCCATGATTGATATTTGTGGATTTGTGCTCCAAAGTTCCCACCCAGGAGACGTTCCTCATGAAGTTAAACTGCATATTGGCTACGATTTCCGTCATTGGATTCTTCGATGTGTATGCAAAGCGGGTACCGCTAGATGTAAACATATTGTCGCCTGTTTGCTTCATCTCGCTAA CACTCGCTTTGTAGAATATTTAACATGTACCAGCTCTCGCCAAGCATGGGGAATTAGTAAAAGCGAGAAAACTGATTTATGGAAAGCCAAAGTTGTCAGGAATCTTTGCTGTGCCAGGAAGCATTCACAACTTGCGGTGATTGATCTTGGCAACATGAGGGAATTGCTTAAACAAGGCTTTGATCGTATTATGGATG CTTCACCCGATTCCGCTGTCAAGAAACACATCACCGGAAGAGAGCAAACATGTAATAGATTTCCAATAGGACCACTGCAAACAAATAATTTGGACAAGTTTTTGACAAACTATGAGCTTCGTGATTTAATTCAAATTTCGTTTCAACATCCTACGCATTCAATAGATATAAAATTTGTTTCAGATGAccataaaatgttttataaaaaacataTAGTCAAAACCTTATCAGAAATTGTAGGGATTTGTATACATACCAAGTTGCAAGATAATAGCAGCTGGAGGTTACATCGATCAATAAGAATAACTGGAAGTTCTTGTTATCAGTTATATACTtattacaaaaacaaaaacgcaGATTGGACAAAAAAGATACAGTTATACCTATGTCCCAAATCTTTGCATACAAAAGCTATTCAGTATGGTAAACAGGTAGAACAGTTAGCATTAGATTGTTATATGAGGAAACGTAACCCTTTGATCAAAAGGTGCGGTTTTGTGATAAGTTTTATAGAACCATGGATAGGTGTAAGCCCTGATGGTGTAGATCCTATGAATGGAGTACTGCTCGAGATTAAATGTCCATTGCTTGGAGCTGACCATAATATAGAATGGGTAATGAACGAATGTAAAACCACAAAAACATATTTACGTAGAACCAACTCAGGGCTTCAGCTGAATAGGAATCATAAATATTTTGCACAAGTACAGCTTGCTATGTATGTGTTGAAGCTATAA
- the LOC129718184 gene encoding uncharacterized protein LOC129718184 isoform X2, whose protein sequence is MFIFAGEIVVTKAVNITLGDILDYIGDSIRPLREGQSVFESGHVVCIGYTNESDSMIDICGFVLQSSHPGDVPHEVKLHIGYDFRHWILRCVCKAGTARCKHIVACLLHLANTRFVEYLTCTSSRQAWGISKSEKTDLWKAKVVRNLCCARKHSQLAVIDLGNMRELLKQGFDRIMDASPDSAVKKHITGREQTCNRFPIGPLQTNNLDKFLTNYELRDLIQISFQHPTHSIDIKFVSDDHKMFYKKHIVKTLSEIVGICIHTKLQDNSSWRLHRSIRITGSSCYQLYTYYKNKNADWTKKIQLYLCPKSLHTKAIQYGKQVEQLALDCYMRKRNPLIKRCGFVISFIEPWIGVSPDGVDPMNGVLLEIKCPLLGADHNIEWVMNECKTTKTYLRRTNSGLQLNRNHKYFAQVQLAMYVLKL, encoded by the exons ATGTTTATCTTTGCAGGAGAAATCGTGGTGACAAAAGCGGTGAACATTACATTAGGGGATATTTTGGACTACATAGGAGATTCCATTAGGCCGCTTCGAGAAGGGCAATCTGTTTTTGAATCAGGTCATGTTGTGTGCATCGGTTATACAAATGAAAGTGATTCCATGATTGATATTTGTGGATTTGTGCTCCAAAGTTCCCACCCAGGAGACGTTCCTCATGAAGTTAAACTGCATATTGGCTACGATTTCCGTCATTGGATTCTTCGATGTGTATGCAAAGCGGGTACCGCTAGATGTAAACATATTGTCGCCTGTTTGCTTCATCTCGCTAA CACTCGCTTTGTAGAATATTTAACATGTACCAGCTCTCGCCAAGCATGGGGAATTAGTAAAAGCGAGAAAACTGATTTATGGAAAGCCAAAGTTGTCAGGAATCTTTGCTGTGCCAGGAAGCATTCACAACTTGCGGTGATTGATCTTGGCAACATGAGGGAATTGCTTAAACAAGGCTTTGATCGTATTATGGATG CTTCACCCGATTCCGCTGTCAAGAAACACATCACCGGAAGAGAGCAAACATGTAATAGATTTCCAATAGGACCACTGCAAACAAATAATTTGGACAAGTTTTTGACAAACTATGAGCTTCGTGATTTAATTCAAATTTCGTTTCAACATCCTACGCATTCAATAGATATAAAATTTGTTTCAGATGAccataaaatgttttataaaaaacataTAGTCAAAACCTTATCAGAAATTGTAGGGATTTGTATACATACCAAGTTGCAAGATAATAGCAGCTGGAGGTTACATCGATCAATAAGAATAACTGGAAGTTCTTGTTATCAGTTATATACTtattacaaaaacaaaaacgcaGATTGGACAAAAAAGATACAGTTATACCTATGTCCCAAATCTTTGCATACAAAAGCTATTCAGTATGGTAAACAGGTAGAACAGTTAGCATTAGATTGTTATATGAGGAAACGTAACCCTTTGATCAAAAGGTGCGGTTTTGTGATAAGTTTTATAGAACCATGGATAGGTGTAAGCCCTGATGGTGTAGATCCTATGAATGGAGTACTGCTCGAGATTAAATGTCCATTGCTTGGAGCTGACCATAATATAGAATGGGTAATGAACGAATGTAAAACCACAAAAACATATTTACGTAGAACCAACTCAGGGCTTCAGCTGAATAGGAATCATAAATATTTTGCACAAGTACAGCTTGCTATGTATGTGTTGAAGCTATAA
- the LOC129718185 gene encoding transmembrane and ubiquitin-like domain-containing protein 2, translated as MLPLFKESDEFISPLTIGVIAVIIIYFAWRSTYVREDRPNSSGTVLVIENNLRRLNHITQQPVTINILRSSSQQSNISNVTETEELDLENDSIASSIDNITQSILTEASESATGLDISDSETYPSTSVARGNLDDIDPGPEEIIRQMDHRDSDSERLSEIDGVRHRVVSQSPTKNNCSNGENSEVRPTKETLQVKQIRIKLKYLNDDSRLVEGDLNEKIGDFKKRNFSIDLAAKKLVRLVFNGHVLQPDSRTLAACGLFDNCVVHCLIHNPKPQQSGTDGNDSGTNSIRDTGGSESGTQNAVNPEGVEFRNTGRDNMTRYGTYFIYIGTFILSATICYCWYCRFHYSHLFNLNSTIGLIVTTTIFLIMMPTIILTDSHSAN; from the exons ATGTTGCCACTTTTTAAAGAATCGGATGAATTTATCAGTCCGTTGACGATTGGAGTGATCGCTGTAATTATCATTTACTTCGCTTGGCGCTCAACATACGTACGGGAAGACCGCCCCAATTCGTCTGGTACAGTTCTAGTCatcgaaaacaatttacgaAGACTAAATCATATCACTCAGCAACCGGTCACCATCAACATCC TTCGAAGCTCATCACAGCAGTCAAATATTTCCAACGTCACGGAAACAGAGGAACTAGATCTTGAAAACGACAGCATAGCTTCGTCTATCGACAACATCACTCAATCAATTCTGACAGAGGCATCTGAATCAGCCACTGGTCTGGATATAAGTGACTCCGAAACTTATCCCAGCACTTCGGTTGCTAGAGGCAATTTGGATGATATTGATCCCGGTCCAGAGGAAATAATTCGACAAATGGATCATCGTGATTCAGATTCTGAGAGACTTTCCGAAATCGATGGAGTAAGACATCGGGTAGTGTCTCAGTCTCCTACAAAAAATAACTGTTCTAATGGTGAGAACAGTGAAGTGAGACCAACTAAGGAAACGTTGCAGGTGAAACAAATaagaattaaattaaaatacttGAATGACGATTCTAGGCTGGTAGAAGGTGATCTGAACGAAAAGATTGGGGATTTCAAAAA gcGTAATTTTTCTATCGACCTGGCAGCGAAAAAGCTTGTTCGATTGGTGTTCAACGGACATGTCTTGCAACCGGATTCGAGAACTTTGGCTGCATGTGGACTATTCGACAATTGCGTTGTGCACTGTTTGATTCACAACCCGAAGCCACAACAGAGTGGCACTGATGGTAACGACTCTGGCACCAATTCCATCAGAGATACCGGAGGTAGCGAGAGTGGCACGCAAAATGCAGTCAATCCCGAAGGAGTTGAATTCAGGAACACCGGTCGGGATAACATGACACGTTATGGAACGTACTTCATCTACATAGGCACATTTATCCTATCCGCAACCATATGCTACTGCTGGTACTGTAGGTTTCACTACAGTCACTTGTTCAATTTAAATTCAACGATTGGCCTGATTGTTACTACCACAATTTTCCTTATAATGATGCCAACAATCATTCTTACTGACAGCCATTCAGCCAACTAG
- the LOC129718178 gene encoding uncharacterized protein LOC129718178, which produces MDTVNVNIHKYAAGGQEDNYCRLCFIKAFKLRCVFPYGDNPDNALFRQISELALVKLNNTEEPDCCVCSRCVATLEEFSKFRRQCKMNNTLLIEAKNQLLPSTDSFVNVPSIEPLSHEITHTDIDPFEDKTISDEESKLAWDSECIDTAEAPVMKRKRKLPKRFRKSTSSSSDASSTEEPTYESDDSFKPARKTRSKSTGLLEELVLVKKKRSRKPKAEPHELSLAKPSSTKISAKMCNSSDFKLYNAGHGTINVVFRGHRYVKFRYYKTASEVRFGWRCVQPKCEAQIYTRSSAENKIFWRENSNQHNHLRDSLDDYVTAKLADLKAVEQDTDADQEVISSGRGRYNYSMVKLSSGEVVLVYGDHQHRLLATRSDDTKIYGCTISSCRAIVYFFKNGDMKVYSGSSCSNFEGVSERHYRRSQKILAFEGHYYTFSGRRLENKRLVWNCYLRKSHNCQTVIHSTEDDVIELSKHHVKLPHTHGPDDYNLEKGLHIVAGQKGAQPIESMDYHVAKNQVGTDFIIFEGLRYTIMNTKVDGTRACRCLEDDTCAAYIYLLPSGVVTKFVGKHEHSHPLPEHEKSIDEFDFVIETKHVVRRGPLYKFHKGYLYRRQCVRENASFYYKCVERKKGCNAAITCNEDSGVIRENQEPHTHEMRQNEEDCRLTLLQLEGTMDYDLTVNCDGHEVLTYKGNRYCHFYLHKDGWRVWRCFSAARCRSTLFQSLSDQRIIDAEKLRHSHESGRKVITDDGENDNEKANQIQEEKRSFSDSDSRESADWF; this is translated from the exons ATGGACACTGTCAA CGTTAATATACACAAATATGCTGCGGGTGGCCAGGAGGATAACTATTGTCGGCTTTGTTTTATCAAGGCATTCAAATTACGCTGCGTGTTTCCTTATGGTGATAATCCAGATAATGCCCTGTTTCGTCAAATTTCTGAACTTGCGCTGGTTAAGCTGAATAATACTGAGGAACCTGACTGTTGTGTTTGCTCCCGATGCGTAGCGACGCTGGAAGAATTCAGTAAATTCCGACGACAATGTAAAATGAACAATACTTTGCTTATTGAagcaaaaaatcaacttttaccATCAACGGACAGCTTTGTAAACGTTCCTTCAATTGAACCGTTATCGCACGAGATTACCCACACTGATATTGATCCCTTTGAGGACAAAACCATTTCCGACGAGGAATCAAAATTGGCTTGGGATTCTGAGTGCATTGATACAGCTGAGGCTCcagtaatgaaaagaaaaagaaaattgccCAAACGATTTCGAAAATCGACTTCGAGTAGCAGCGATGCGTCAAGCACAGAAGAACCAACGTATGAATCTGACGACAGCTTTAAACCCGCTCGGAAAACAAGAAGCAAATCAACTGGGCTGCTGGAAGAGTTGGTACTAGTCAAAAAGAAACGAAGTCGCAAACCGAAAGCAGAACCCCATGAGCTTTCGCTTGCTAAACCCAGTAGTACCAAAATATCTGCAAAG ATGTGTAATTCTTCTGATTTTAAACTTTACAATGCGGGCCACGGCACCATCAATGTCGTATTTCGCGGTCACCGTTACGTTAAATTTCGATACTATAAAACAGCTTCGGAAGTTCGGTTCGGGTGGCGTTGTGTCCAGCCCAAATGTGAGGCTCAAATATACACACGAAGCTCTGCCGAGAACAAGATCTTCTGGCGTGAAAATTCCAACCAGCATAATCATCTAAGAGACAGCTTGGACGATTATGTCACGGCAAAACTAGCGGATTTGAAGGCAGTGGAACAGGACACGGACGCGGATCAAGAAGTAATTTCGAGTGGCCGTGGGCGATACAATTACAGCATGGTTAAGCTGTCCTCGGGTGAAGTTGTGCTAGTCTACGGAGATCATCAACATAGGCTTCTCGCAACAAGG TCCGACGATACAAAAATTTATGGATGTACCATAAGTTCCTGTCGTGCGATAGTCTATTTCTTTAAAAATGGCGATATGAAGGTATACAGCGGAAGTAGCTGTAGTAACTTCGAAGGTGTTTCTGAGCGCCACTACCGACGATCGCAAAAAATTCTTGCGTTTGAGGGGCACTATTACACGTTCAGTGGCAGGAGACTGGAGAATAAAAGATTAGTTTGGAACTGTTATTTACGAAAATCACACAATTGCCAAACCGTAATCCACTCGACGGAAGACGATGTTATTGAACTATCGAAACATCATGTTAAATTACCTCATACTCATGGACCGGACGATTATAACCTGGAGAAAGGTTTACATATCGTGGCGGGTCAGAAAGGAGCACAACCGATTGAATCAATGGATTATCATGTGGCTAAAAATCAAGTAGGAACTGATTTCATTATATTCGAAGGGCTTCGTTACACTATAATGAACACTAAAGTAGATGGAACCAGAGCCTGTCGTTGCTTAGAGGATGATACTTGTGCCGCGTATATTTACCTATTGCCAAGTGGAGTCGTGACAAAATTTGTCGGTAAACATGAACATAGCCATCCGTTACCTGAACATGAAAAAAGCATCGACGAGTTCGATTTTGTGATCGAAACTAAACACGTAGTAAGAAGGGGACCgctttataaatttcataaaggaTATCTATATAGAAGGCAGTGTGTAAGAGAAAACGCCTCTTTCTACTACAAGTGCGTTGAGCGTAAAAAAGGATGCAATGCGGCCATCACGTGCAACGAAGATTCTGGTGTAATCCGAGAAAATCAAGAACCTCACACACATGAAATGAGGCAAAATGAAGAGGATTGTCGGCTCACGTTACTGCAGTTGGAGGGTACCATGGATTATGACCTAACCGTTAATTGCGATGGTCATGAAGTGTTGACATACAAGGGTAATCGGTATTGCCATTTTTATCTTCATAAGGACGGTTGGCGCGTGTGGAGATGTTTCAGTGCTGCCCGCTGTAGATCTACGCTGTTTCAAAGTTTGTCCGATCAGAGAATAATAGATGCGGAAAAATTGCGTCATAGTCATGAGTCCGGCAGAAAAGTTATCACAGATGACGGCGAAAATGATAATGAAAAAGCTAACCAGATCCAggaagaaaaacgtagtttcaGCGATTCCGACAGTAGAGAAAGTGCTGATTGGTTTTGA